In one Deinococcus sp. QL22 genomic region, the following are encoded:
- a CDS encoding alpha/beta hydrolase, translated as MSSLLFLLFLSLSASQAAPIQLRASDGLTLYGEYTTPAQPKGAVLLLHAAGQNLHEFDAIAHRLTLEGYASLALDQRFGGEYDGYRNRTVQHLGNRVLSEADALTDLDLALTWLRRQHPRTRLFAMGSGSSGTLLFPFALRQPDLAGLLAFSPVQSDLVEIDMLAVARQVRVPVFVTSSNDPFEIQAAQEVFCAVGASRRTLFVPPGFGLRGVVNLNPAKTTEVAVTEAYWAAVLKFFETP; from the coding sequence ATGAGCTCGCTGCTGTTCCTACTGTTCCTGTCTCTGAGTGCCTCCCAAGCTGCGCCCATCCAACTCCGCGCTTCCGACGGCCTGACCCTATACGGCGAGTACACCACCCCGGCGCAGCCCAAGGGGGCGGTGCTTCTCCTGCACGCCGCTGGCCAAAACCTGCATGAATTCGATGCCATTGCCCACCGCCTGACGCTTGAGGGGTATGCCTCACTCGCACTCGATCAGCGCTTCGGGGGGGAATATGATGGGTACCGCAACCGGACAGTTCAGCACTTGGGGAACCGGGTTCTCAGTGAGGCAGATGCCCTCACAGACTTGGACTTGGCGTTGACCTGGCTCAGGCGCCAGCACCCGAGGACGCGGCTTTTCGCGATGGGCAGCGGGAGCAGCGGGACGTTGTTATTCCCGTTTGCCCTCCGGCAACCCGATCTTGCGGGGCTTCTCGCCTTTAGTCCTGTCCAGAGCGACCTGGTCGAGATCGATATGCTGGCTGTGGCGCGGCAGGTGCGGGTGCCTGTCTTCGTTACCAGCAGCAATGACCCGTTTGAGATTCAGGCCGCTCAGGAGGTGTTCTGTGCTGTCGGCGCTTCCCGCAGAACCCTGTTTGTGCCGCCGGGTTTCGGCCTCCGTGGAGTTGTGAACCTCAACCCCGCGAAAACGACGGAGGTGGCGGTGACTGAAGCATACTGGGCCGCTGTTTTGAAGTTCTTTGAAACCCCCTAG
- the recQ gene encoding DNA helicase RecQ: MTGEVLPRALAILQRIWGYNQFRGVQARIVQTVAEGGHALVLMPTGGGKSLCYQLPSLLRPGVGVVVSPLIALMKDQVDTLRQLGVRAAYLNSTLSASAARAVEHAVLTGGLDLLYVAPERLLLPRTLDLLHQAQIALFAIDEAHCVSQWGHDFRPEYQQLSVLEQHFPQVPRLALTATADDRTRADIRRVLGLTNAPEFISSFDRPNIQYRIANKEKPRDQLLEFIQTEHPGDAGVVYCLSRRSVEETAAWLQEHGLPVVAYHAGLAPQERNRAQERFLNEEGVIVVATVAFGMGIDKPNVRFVAHLDLPKSLEGYYQETGRAGRDGLPSTAWMVYGLSDVVNVRRMLADSDAPEDVKRIESGKLDALLTYCETASCRRQVLLGYFGEPYAAACGNCDVCLNPPSVRDMTREAQMALSAAIRTGNRFGAAYLTDILLGKDNDKNRRHRTLPTYGIGKEHDGKVWRSVLRQLVSLGYLTAGPYHGLTVTPQAKTVLKGQTPLLLREDTLLPRQAKRTREKAQASRVAIGAHDKPLFLALRAWRAERAAQLKVPPYVIFSDATLKAIAEVRPGSLKTLGTVSGIGERRLAEYGSEVLRLVRLGVHGEQARPRGTVQAHELGLVPEVPWASVGSPARSLTPPMGMEHPSPTLAVRGSGMLAAPSSAVTAVLPELPRPLEVVAGSGSAVTRDVPEKPVLTPDAAVTVALGETRRALARETGYAAYLIFPNATLTALATRQPRTMAELVGLPGLGPKRIEAYGDRILDAIASALAAEPHAPREGEQAVQDPRLPETTGLQNVATLLERVAMELRSGRAQFAPLSLETVWHEVFPKGTATDFDGYQAQDKDGVTTLVLRLKREK; the protein is encoded by the coding sequence ATGACAGGCGAGGTGTTGCCTCGAGCGCTGGCGATCTTGCAGCGCATCTGGGGGTACAACCAGTTTCGGGGCGTTCAGGCACGAATCGTGCAGACGGTGGCTGAGGGCGGTCATGCCCTCGTTCTCATGCCGACTGGTGGTGGCAAAAGCCTGTGCTACCAGTTGCCCAGTCTGTTACGGCCCGGCGTCGGCGTCGTCGTCTCCCCCCTGATTGCGTTGATGAAAGATCAGGTCGATACGCTCCGGCAGTTGGGCGTGCGCGCCGCTTACCTGAATTCGACCCTCTCGGCCTCCGCCGCTCGCGCCGTTGAACACGCTGTCCTGACCGGCGGCCTGGACTTGCTCTACGTCGCTCCTGAGCGCCTCCTGCTGCCCCGGACGCTGGACTTGCTCCACCAGGCGCAGATTGCCCTCTTCGCGATTGACGAAGCGCACTGCGTGTCTCAATGGGGCCATGACTTCCGCCCGGAATACCAACAACTTAGCGTGCTTGAACAGCACTTTCCCCAGGTGCCCCGCCTAGCCTTGACTGCGACCGCCGATGACCGCACACGCGCAGATATCCGCCGCGTCTTGGGTTTGACCAACGCGCCGGAATTCATCTCCAGCTTCGACCGCCCGAATATCCAGTACCGGATCGCCAACAAAGAAAAACCCCGAGACCAACTCCTGGAGTTTATTCAGACGGAACACCCCGGGGATGCCGGCGTCGTGTACTGCCTGTCGCGGCGGAGCGTTGAGGAGACGGCGGCTTGGCTTCAGGAGCACGGCCTTCCCGTGGTGGCCTACCACGCGGGCTTGGCTCCGCAGGAGCGCAACCGGGCGCAGGAGCGCTTTCTGAACGAGGAGGGCGTGATCGTAGTGGCGACCGTGGCGTTCGGCATGGGTATCGACAAGCCCAACGTGCGCTTTGTCGCTCACCTCGACCTGCCAAAAAGTCTGGAGGGCTACTATCAGGAAACGGGGCGGGCGGGCCGCGATGGTTTGCCCAGTACCGCCTGGATGGTGTACGGCCTGAGCGACGTGGTGAACGTGCGCCGGATGCTTGCGGACAGCGACGCCCCAGAAGATGTCAAGCGGATTGAGTCCGGCAAGCTGGACGCCCTGCTGACGTACTGCGAGACGGCGTCGTGCCGTCGTCAGGTGTTATTGGGGTATTTCGGGGAACCGTACGCCGCCGCCTGTGGAAATTGCGACGTGTGCCTGAACCCGCCGAGTGTCCGGGACATGACGCGAGAAGCGCAGATGGCTCTGTCTGCAGCCATTCGCACCGGCAACCGGTTCGGTGCGGCCTACCTGACCGATATTTTGCTGGGCAAGGACAATGATAAGAACAGACGGCACCGTACCCTACCGACCTACGGGATTGGGAAGGAGCATGACGGCAAGGTCTGGCGGAGTGTGTTGCGGCAGCTGGTGAGTTTGGGGTACCTCACGGCGGGGCCGTATCACGGCTTGACCGTCACGCCACAGGCGAAAACGGTTCTCAAGGGTCAGACGCCGTTGCTGCTCCGGGAGGACACCTTGTTGCCTCGGCAAGCGAAGCGCACTCGGGAGAAGGCTCAGGCGAGTCGCGTGGCGATCGGTGCGCATGACAAACCCCTGTTCCTCGCCTTGCGCGCCTGGCGGGCTGAGCGAGCGGCGCAATTGAAGGTGCCGCCGTACGTGATTTTCAGTGACGCGACCTTGAAGGCGATTGCTGAAGTGCGGCCGGGGAGCTTGAAGACGTTGGGCACGGTGAGTGGGATTGGGGAGCGGCGGCTCGCGGAGTACGGTTCGGAGGTACTGCGGTTGGTACGACTGGGAGTGCACGGGGAGCAGGCCCGCCCTCGGGGCACCGTCCAGGCGCACGAGCTGGGTCTTGTGCCGGAAGTACCCTGGGCGTCTGTGGGGTCTCCCGCAAGGTCGCTGACGCCTCCGATGGGGATGGAGCACCCCAGCCCGACGCTTGCCGTACGTGGTTCAGGAATGCTGGCAGCCCCATCCTCTGCGGTGACGGCTGTGCTTCCAGAACTGCCCAGGCCACTGGAGGTCGTGGCAGGTTCAGGCTCAGCGGTGACGCGCGACGTGCCGGAGAAGCCTGTTCTTACGCCGGATGCGGCGGTAACCGTGGCGTTGGGGGAGACCAGGCGGGCCTTAGCGCGGGAGACTGGGTATGCGGCGTACTTGATTTTCCCGAACGCGACCTTGACGGCGTTGGCGACACGTCAGCCACGGACGATGGCGGAGTTGGTGGGCTTGCCCGGTTTGGGGCCGAAGCGGATTGAAGCGTACGGCGATCGGATTCTGGATGCGATCGCGAGCGCACTGGCCGCAGAACCGCACGCCCCAAGAGAAGGGGAACAAGCCGTCCAAGACCCTCGACTTCCAGAGACAACTGGACTTCAGAACGTCGCGACGCTCCTCGAACGGGTGGCGATGGAACTCCGAAGTGGCCGCGCTCAATTTGCCCCCCTCTCCCTGGAGACGGTCTGGCACGAAGTGTTCCCCAAGGGCACGGCCACTGACTTTGATGGGTACCAGGCTCAGGACAAGGACGGCGTCACGACCCTCGTGCTTCGCTTGAAGCGGGAGAAGTGA
- a CDS encoding transposase codes for MGGLGRPLEPSRPCPGDRQAQEIRVGVPRGTPTPIFDGLIWLARTGRQWSQLPRRYGPKSTVHERLCAWVEHGCFCAAWAIVLEEYDQAVGINWAWQAADASMVKAPLGKRRALVRRKPRAATPPTEGKPEVNARCSPMPKAFRSRWCGVGQIAMTARCSWMSWMPSLSLFDRGYDTPACRQLAVDEGLVAHIPKKATEEQPLPAPSDPERHPARRWVALGGPQVVQLLPPDPDSLGEASRPVSRVCRVDCVPHHLAQTCTGRPTPRTFRIGF; via the coding sequence GTGGGAGGTCTCGGACGACCTCTGGAGCCGTCTCGTCCCTGTCCTGGTGATCGACAAGCCCAGGAAATAAGAGTAGGCGTCCCGCGTGGGACGCCCACTCCCATCTTCGACGGACTGATCTGGCTGGCCCGAACCGGCCGTCAGTGGAGCCAACTGCCCCGCCGATACGGCCCGAAATCGACCGTCCACGAGCGGTTGTGTGCCTGGGTGGAACACGGATGCTTCTGTGCGGCGTGGGCGATCGTGCTCGAAGAGTACGATCAGGCAGTCGGGATCAACTGGGCATGGCAAGCCGCCGACGCAAGCATGGTGAAAGCCCCCCTGGGGAAAAGGAGGGCGCTGGTGCGCCGGAAGCCACGGGCAGCAACCCCACCGACCGAGGGAAAGCCGGAGGTCAACGCACGCTGCTCACCGATGCCAAAGGCCTTCCGCTCTCGGTGGTGCGGTGTGGGGCAAATCGCTATGACAGCAAGATGCTCATGGATGTCTTGGATGCCGTCGTTGTCGCTGTTCGATCGTGGGTACGACACGCCCGCGTGTCGTCAACTGGCCGTGGATGAAGGCCTGGTCGCGCATATCCCCAAGAAAGCGACGGAAGAACAGCCCCTTCCTGCCCCTAGCGATCCGGAACGCCACCCAGCCCGGCGGTGGGTCGCCCTCGGTGGGCCACAGGTGGTTCAATTGCTTCCGCCGGATCCAGACTCGCTGGGAGAAGCGTCAAGACCTGTCTCTAGGGTGTGTCGAGTTGACTGCGTGCCTCATCATCTGGCGCAAACTTGCACCGGTCGCCCGACTCCGAGAACCTTCCGGATAGGCTTTTAG
- a CDS encoding transposase gives MATDGCAVLETGKQRAAHAGIAPAPFQSGTSVHGRGRISKTGNAHLRRSACLAAWSVTRNKGHLGDFYCRLRAHGKPAEVALIALGH, from the coding sequence GTGGCAACAGATGGGTGTGCCGTGCTGGAGACCGGCAAGCAAAGAGCAGCTCACGCTGGCATTGCTCCAGCGCCGTTTCAGTCGGGCACGAGTGTCCATGGCCGAGGGCGCATTTCAAAGACAGGGAATGCTCACCTGAGGCGTTCGGCGTGTCTTGCGGCCTGGAGTGTCACGCGAAACAAAGGGCATCTGGGTGACTTCTATTGTCGTTTACGAGCCCATGGAAAGCCTGCCGAGGTGGCGTTGATCGCGCTTGGTCACTAA
- a CDS encoding transposase family protein: MLLKCRANAPKKQRRWYSDKKKRHTLRFQLLIYTVTQRILGTATGAGAVHNPKRFRPSGVRLPHDTALIGDAGAQGLWSTLGHAITTHPATRASPLCAEQCQENRVRAHTRQGGEHVIRRMKVFRVLKGVYRRRRFALRV, translated from the coding sequence ATGCTTCTGAAGTGCCGTGCGAACGCACCAAAAAAGCAGCGCCGCTGGTACAGCGACAAGAAAAAGCGGCATACCCTGAGGTTCCAGCTGCTGATCTACACGGTGACGCAGCGCATCCTGGGCACGGCCACGGGTGCTGGGGCGGTTCATAATCCCAAGCGTTTCCGTCCATCTGGCGTGCGGTTGCCCCACGACACGGCCCTGATCGGGGACGCGGGGGCTCAGGGCCTGTGGAGTACCCTCGGGCACGCCATCACCACGCATCCGGCGACGCGAGCGTCGCCCCTCTGTGCCGAACAGTGTCAAGAGAACCGCGTGCGGGCACACACCCGACAAGGCGGAGAACACGTCATCCGCCGGATGAAAGTCTTTCGTGTGCTCAAGGGTGTCTATCGGCGGCGGCGGTTCGCCCTCCGGGTTTAA
- a CDS encoding HD domain-containing phosphohydrolase: MTPLPIRLHDPLASQRQKELRNLTFLAHSEIDAIRRQRHQELEALTQIALALRDAPSAQAITASLAGMTHRLLNASGVVYLAYDSETDTLSSQAVLGMSEELGAVVLPRGQGLSWAAIESQDVLYISDVMNDLRVYRPGFLDSGAMLIAPLIGRTQVYGVLVTVRDAPFDEDDAHLARTFAAHTVTALDREAHIQALEEARSGTLLALGLTLEARDLDTHGHTERVAELSDNLAQALGLNPVERIILREGAYLHDIGKLQIPDAILLKPGSLTAQEWTLMQEHVVRGEALARKIPGVAPGALRVVRSHHERWDGSGYPDALVGEAIPLLARLFAICDVFDALTNERPYKTVWTVEAALHEIQNQSGRHFDPVMVGVFLRMRPNALQPSQLW, translated from the coding sequence ATGACCCCTCTTCCAATCCGGCTCCACGATCCACTCGCCAGCCAGCGCCAGAAGGAACTGCGCAATCTGACTTTTTTGGCACATTCTGAGATCGATGCCATTCGCCGGCAGCGACATCAGGAACTCGAAGCCCTGACGCAGATTGCCCTTGCGCTGCGCGACGCACCGAGTGCCCAGGCCATCACCGCCTCCCTGGCCGGGATGACTCACCGCCTCCTGAATGCCAGCGGCGTGGTCTACCTGGCGTATGACTCCGAGACCGATACCCTGTCCTCGCAGGCTGTCCTGGGCATGTCGGAAGAGCTAGGCGCGGTAGTCCTGCCGCGGGGGCAGGGCCTCTCCTGGGCGGCCATAGAGTCCCAGGACGTCCTCTACATCTCCGACGTCATGAACGACCTCAGGGTCTACCGGCCCGGTTTCCTGGACTCGGGCGCCATGCTCATCGCTCCCCTGATCGGCCGCACGCAGGTCTACGGGGTTCTGGTCACTGTGCGTGACGCCCCCTTCGACGAAGACGATGCGCACCTCGCCCGCACGTTCGCTGCCCACACGGTCACCGCGCTGGACCGGGAAGCGCACATTCAGGCCCTGGAAGAAGCACGGTCAGGAACCTTGCTCGCGCTAGGCCTGACGCTAGAAGCCCGCGACCTCGATACTCATGGGCACACTGAACGCGTGGCCGAGCTGAGCGACAATCTCGCTCAGGCACTCGGCCTGAACCCAGTGGAGCGCATCATCCTGCGCGAGGGCGCGTACCTGCACGACATCGGCAAACTCCAGATCCCGGACGCGATTCTGCTCAAGCCCGGTTCCCTGACCGCGCAGGAATGGACTCTCATGCAGGAACACGTGGTGAGAGGGGAGGCCCTGGCCCGGAAAATTCCCGGCGTCGCGCCCGGCGCACTGAGGGTCGTGCGGTCCCATCACGAGCGGTGGGACGGCTCAGGGTACCCGGACGCCCTGGTTGGCGAAGCGATCCCACTCCTGGCCCGCCTGTTCGCCATCTGTGATGTGTTTGACGCGCTCACCAACGAACGACCATACAAAACTGTCTGGACCGTGGAGGCCGCCCTGCACGAGATTCAGAACCAGTCTGGACGACACTTCGACCCAGTCATGGTGGGTGTCTTCCTCCGCATGCGCCCGAACGCTCTGCAACCCAGTCAACTGTGGTGA